The following nucleotide sequence is from Acidobacteriota bacterium.
ACGATGATGATCGGCGGACGCCACCTCGGCCTGGGCGCCGGACCATCCGCGCGCGTTGATGTGACGATCGATGGCCGCGAGGTCGATACGTGGACGGTCGCGCCGGCCAACGATTTCTTCCTCAGATTCGTCTCGTTGCCAGGGGGCTCGCTTGCCGGCGATGCGCGGTACGCCAGGCTCGAGGTCCAGGCCCGAGAGATCGATGGGACTGCCCGTACCGGGATTGTCGCCATCGATCAGTTCGATCTGCAGGAACCGCCCGCCGTCATGAGAGGGTACGGTGCCGGCTGGAACGAACCCGAGTACAACCCCACGACCGGACAGTCGTGGCGATGGGCGAGTGAGCACGCCGCGCTGCGCACGACCACGGTGGATCGCGATCTCGACCTGCAAGTCACGGGCGAGTCGCCGATGAAGTACTTCACCAGGCCGTCCCGGGTGGTCATCAGAGTGGGCAGCCAGTCACTCTTCAGCAACGGCGTGGCTGCCGACTTCGCCTGGTCGATCCGGGTTCCGGCCTCGGCCCTCCGTCAATCGGGTGGACTCATCACGATTGAAAGCGACCAGTCGTTCCGACCGGCCGATCGCGGCCAGAACGCCGACAAGCGCTCGCTGGCCTTGAGAATCTACTCGGCCACGCTCAAACCGGCTTCCGGGCCAGGCATAGCAGCGAGCTCCCGAACGGTAACGACATCACCCGCTGCACCCGCGCCTCAGCGCTGAGCGCCGCGCTCAGGATCGCGTTGACGGGAGCCGGCGGAACGGAGATTTCACCAAGCGCGTCTTCTTCGGCCGCCAACCCTACGAGGCGCTGCGCCAGCCGCACAGTCAACGTGATCGGAAAGAGCGCTGTATTTGTGTAGCTCAACCGTTCAACCACGAAGCCAGCCTGCTCGAGCAGTGCGCGCAGGCTCGAGCGACTGTAGCGTCTCAGTTCGGCCGACAGGACCGAGTGGTTCCCTTTCAGGATGTCCATGGCCGCGACGTTGACGACGAGCGAACCGCCCGGCTTGAGCACGCGCCACATCTCGCCCACTGCGGCCTGTTCGACGGCGGTCTCCAGGCAGTAGAGCACATCGAACGACGTGACGATGTCAAAGGTCTCCGCGGCGAAGGGCACATGGGCGACGCTGGCTCGCGCCACGCGATCGAGACCACGGCTTCGCGCGATGGTCAGACCCGACCACGTCAGATCAAACCCCCACGCGCTGCCGTATCCCTCCAGGAGCCTGAGATTGCTGCCGGTGCCGCATCCACAGTCGAGGAGCCTCAGCCCTGGCCGATCGTCGGCCGCCTGCTTCAGCAGTGGCGTGACGAACTGCCGGAATCCACGAAACCAGAAATGGTCGCGTTCGGCGCGCGACGTCGCTTCGAGCAGTCGATCCACGCGAGCATTGTACTGTGCGGCCTGAAGCAAGCGATGGGATGTATCGTCTGCGTCACACGCGCGGCCGCACGAGCGTTTGACAGCGCGCCCGGAAAGCCGTAGATTCCAGTGGAGAATTGTGCGGCAGGCGGCTTGTCCACGACGGCCGGCATGCGCGCATGACCAGCCCCCGATAACAACAAGGAGAGAGCCTGATGACCC
It contains:
- a CDS encoding methyltransferase domain-containing protein, which gives rise to MDRLLEATSRAERDHFWFRGFRQFVTPLLKQAADDRPGLRLLDCGCGTGSNLRLLEGYGSAWGFDLTWSGLTIARSRGLDRVARASVAHVPFAAETFDIVTSFDVLYCLETAVEQAAVGEMWRVLKPGGSLVVNVAAMDILKGNHSVLSAELRRYSRSSLRALLEQAGFVVERLSYTNTALFPITLTVRLAQRLVGLAAEEDALGEISVPPAPVNAILSAALSAEARVQRVMSLPFGSSLLCLARKPV